The following proteins are co-located in the Neomonachus schauinslandi chromosome 8, ASM220157v2, whole genome shotgun sequence genome:
- the LOC110583520 gene encoding cytochrome c oxidase subunit 7A2, mitochondrial encodes MRNLLALRHIAQRTISTASRRQFENKVPEKQKLFQEDNGIPVHLKGGVADALLYRATMMLTVGGTAYAIYQLAMASFPKKQD; translated from the exons ATGCGGAATCTGCTG gCTCTTCGTCACATTGCCCAGAGGACCATAAGTACTGCTTCACGCAGgcagtttgaaaataaagttccagagaaacaaaagctaTTTCAG GAGGATAATGGAATTCCAGTGCATCTAAAGGGTGGAGTAGCTGATGCCCTCCTGTATAGAGCCACTATGATGCTTACAGTTGGTG gaacaGCATATGCCATATATCAGCTAGCTATGGCTTCATTTCCCAAGAAGCAGGATTGA